A genomic region of Cytobacillus sp. IB215665 contains the following coding sequences:
- a CDS encoding PspA/IM30 family protein, giving the protein MANIISRIRSSIEADLHDALDRKEHKNPVAVLNQYLRQCEQETEKARKLLERQYTLKDEFTREYKHAKQFAEKRKRQAEIASQADEKELYDFAVQEQAQYEERAYRLNNLLTEATQQVDVLERKYEEMKHKVKDMHIRRMELMGRENITRAHHRMNKVINSNDATNSPFTKFEEIDNYLDRLEHDMNSSYFRNTIDARIAQLEKEAKKEVN; this is encoded by the coding sequence ATGGCTAACATAATTTCAAGGATAAGAAGTAGTATTGAAGCAGATTTACATGATGCTCTAGATAGAAAAGAACATAAAAATCCTGTGGCGGTTTTAAATCAGTATTTGCGACAATGTGAGCAAGAAACAGAAAAAGCCCGCAAATTATTAGAACGTCAATATACATTAAAAGATGAATTTACTCGCGAATATAAGCATGCAAAACAATTTGCAGAAAAAAGAAAACGACAAGCTGAAATCGCTTCTCAAGCAGATGAAAAAGAATTATATGATTTCGCAGTACAAGAGCAAGCTCAATATGAAGAGCGAGCATACCGCTTAAATAACTTACTTACAGAAGCTACTCAACAAGTAGATGTCCTTGAACGAAAATATGAGGAAATGAAGCATAAGGTAAAAGATATGCACATTAGACGAATGGAGCTTATGGGTCGAGAGAATATTACTCGTGCACATCACCGTATGAACAAAGTAATAAATTCGAATGACGCAACGAACAGTCCTTTCACTAAATTTGAAGAGATAGATAATTATCTAGATCGATTAGAACATGATATGAATAGTTCATATTTTAGAAACACAATTGATGCACGGATTGCTCAATTAGAAAAGGAAGCAAAAAAAGAAGTAAATTAG
- a CDS encoding flagellar basal body rod protein, whose protein sequence is MKNVGLFIIGGIAAMVLISSLGPMVGLAINLLILYLVFKQFMKTKSTFAKFGWALIGIVILMIVGSHIPAVIGFAAAYVLYIVYKKWNASQDTIEETDDPFVNFEKQWSEMKRYN, encoded by the coding sequence ATGAAAAATGTTGGTTTGTTTATAATCGGTGGAATAGCTGCAATGGTGTTAATTTCATCACTTGGACCAATGGTTGGATTAGCAATTAATCTTCTCATCCTCTATTTAGTTTTCAAACAGTTTATGAAAACTAAATCTACATTCGCTAAATTCGGATGGGCGTTAATCGGTATTGTGATTCTTATGATCGTTGGGTCACACATTCCAGCTGTTATTGGTTTTGCAGCCGCTTATGTTTTATATATTGTGTATAAAAAATGGAATGCTAGTCAAGATACGATTGAAGAAACAGATGATCCCTTTGTAAATTTCGAAAAACAATGGTCAGAAATGAAAAGATATAATTAA
- a CDS encoding patatin-like phospholipase family protein, translated as MMETGLSLSGGSLRGAAHIGVLNELQYQNIDITHIAGTSAGALIAGLYACGMRPEQMEHELEDLSIRKMLDIQVGRKGWVKGKRIYEKLVQLTNGKHFSDLDIPLAIISLDLISGQLVIIKSGEVAKAIHASIAIPGIFAPVKHGNQLLVDGYILNNNPVDVVKDMGAQHITAVSIKGSKDSNPKHIFHQLSRYIGVASKYHTSQLVEKYADLIINIDLQGVARSERKSMDRFIELGRQQACGAFSSLNMNARENVANIYKQKVV; from the coding sequence ATGATGGAAACTGGTTTATCACTGAGTGGAGGCTCTTTAAGGGGAGCAGCACATATTGGAGTTCTAAATGAACTACAATATCAAAACATAGATATTACACATATTGCTGGTACGAGCGCAGGTGCATTAATTGCGGGTTTATATGCATGCGGGATGAGACCAGAACAAATGGAACATGAGCTAGAAGATTTATCAATAAGGAAAATGTTAGATATACAAGTGGGCAGAAAAGGATGGGTAAAAGGAAAACGTATTTATGAAAAGTTAGTTCAGCTTACAAATGGTAAGCATTTTTCAGATCTTGACATACCATTAGCAATTATAAGCTTAGACCTTATTTCTGGACAACTGGTTATTATCAAGTCAGGTGAAGTTGCTAAGGCGATTCATGCAAGTATCGCTATTCCTGGTATATTTGCACCTGTAAAACATGGAAATCAACTGCTCGTTGATGGTTATATCTTAAATAATAATCCAGTAGATGTGGTGAAAGATATGGGGGCCCAACATATTACAGCGGTGAGCATTAAAGGATCAAAAGACAGTAACCCAAAACATATTTTTCATCAGCTTTCAAGATATATAGGAGTTGCAAGTAAATATCATACAAGCCAGCTCGTAGAGAAGTATGCAGATTTAATCATTAATATTGACCTTCAAGGGGTCGCTCGCTCTGAGAGAAAATCTATGGACAGATTTATTGAATTAGGAAGGCAACAAGCGTGTGGAGCTTTTTCTAGTTTAAATATGAATGCTCGTGAGAATGTTGCTAATATTTATAAGCAGAAGGTTGTTTAA
- a CDS encoding DedA family protein — translation MSFVEIVQNLGVVGLFISMFLEGSSLPFPGVIVVLSYGFLLNPSYVNLVVISIGMAMIYTLASFIPYLIGLKMSSIFPKKLQKGINKARCWFQKYGTWSISLSRPFGMGNYISYIAGMGEVKASVYTIHTFLGILPWSFSVLLIGKIGNEIAIRDFFKEYQVYIYSFLIVVLFIYGLYIWWKVTNNTNEVKEQVQKMDMIDSEKQQNLAPVFDTLVRGVREERKKEVMK, via the coding sequence TTGAGTTTTGTTGAAATTGTCCAAAATTTAGGAGTTGTTGGTTTATTCATCTCAATGTTTTTAGAAGGATCTTCATTACCTTTCCCTGGGGTAATAGTTGTATTATCGTATGGATTTTTATTAAACCCTAGCTATGTTAATTTGGTTGTTATTTCAATTGGCATGGCAATGATATATACATTGGCAAGCTTCATTCCTTATTTAATTGGTTTAAAAATGAGTTCTATATTTCCTAAAAAACTTCAAAAGGGGATTAACAAAGCCAGGTGTTGGTTTCAAAAGTACGGGACTTGGAGTATTTCTTTATCTAGACCATTTGGTATGGGGAATTATATTTCATATATAGCAGGAATGGGCGAAGTGAAGGCTAGCGTTTATACTATTCATACATTTTTAGGTATTTTACCATGGTCATTTTCGGTGTTATTAATAGGCAAGATTGGGAACGAAATAGCAATAAGAGATTTTTTCAAAGAATACCAGGTTTATATTTATTCATTCTTGATCGTAGTGCTGTTTATTTATGGTTTATATATATGGTGGAAGGTAACAAACAATACTAATGAAGTGAAGGAGCAAGTTCAAAAAATGGATATGATAGACAGTGAAAAGCAACAGAACTTAGCTCCGGTGTTCGATACGTTAGTTCGTGGGGTCCGTGAGGAGAGAAAAAAAGAGGTAATGAAATAA
- a CDS encoding MGDG synthase family glycosyltransferase translates to MKKVLFLPLLRMPSGHHQVSEAFIHSINYHNQYVKTKKVDLLSHSNPPLEKFITSFYLKWIKLAPHSYEWVYKNFGYSTSKNYSLQWYELLFLKNMEKLLQEEKPDLIVATHGFPSFLVSRLKVKNKIDIPLVNVYTDFFINNVWGREGVDFHFVSSEQMKTYLIDENGISPDKIILTGIPISEVFNGMNRQFKQKERYHILISGGSSGLGNITDFLSKVDIGETTQFSVLCGKNEKLFQDLKNSKNPYITPYPYISSREKMNDLYEDVDAIVSKPGGVTVSEALQKRLPIFIESALPGQEDFNLAYLQEKALVYKLNTNTPLNQQLMDKLNNKENWEEHQRRIEEHVQSFHNPYEQLLQIMKTTNRIEVGYVG, encoded by the coding sequence ATGAAAAAAGTTTTATTTTTACCATTGTTAAGAATGCCATCGGGGCATCATCAAGTTTCAGAGGCTTTCATTCATTCAATTAATTATCATAACCAGTATGTAAAAACGAAGAAGGTAGATTTGCTTAGTCATTCAAATCCTCCTTTAGAAAAGTTTATTACTTCGTTTTACCTGAAATGGATTAAACTAGCTCCGCACTCTTATGAATGGGTTTATAAAAACTTTGGATACTCAACATCTAAAAACTACTCCTTACAATGGTATGAGTTACTCTTTTTAAAGAATATGGAAAAACTCCTGCAGGAAGAGAAACCTGATTTAATAGTAGCTACACATGGCTTTCCATCATTTTTAGTTAGTCGTTTAAAAGTAAAAAATAAAATCGACATACCTTTAGTCAATGTTTATACTGACTTTTTTATTAATAATGTATGGGGAAGAGAAGGTGTTGATTTTCACTTTGTTTCAAGCGAACAAATGAAAACATATTTAATAGATGAAAATGGAATATCACCAGATAAAATTATATTGACTGGTATACCAATTAGTGAAGTATTCAATGGCATGAACAGGCAGTTTAAGCAAAAGGAGAGATATCATATTCTCATATCAGGTGGTAGTAGTGGTTTAGGAAATATAACAGACTTCTTGAGTAAAGTTGATATAGGAGAAACAACTCAATTTTCTGTATTATGTGGTAAAAATGAAAAACTGTTTCAAGATCTCAAAAATAGCAAGAACCCCTATATTACTCCATATCCATATATCTCTTCTAGAGAAAAAATGAATGACTTATACGAAGATGTTGATGCAATTGTTTCGAAACCTGGCGGAGTAACTGTCAGTGAAGCTTTGCAAAAAAGGTTACCTATCTTTATAGAATCTGCCTTACCAGGTCAAGAAGATTTTAATTTGGCATACCTACAAGAGAAAGCACTCGTGTACAAACTAAATACTAATACCCCACTAAATCAACAACTTATGGACAAATTAAATAATAAAGAAAACTGGGAAGAACATCAACGTAGAATAGAAGAACATGTTCAAAGTTTTCATAACCCGTATGAACAACTATTGCAAATTATGAAAACGACCAACCGCATAGAGGTTGGTTACGTTGGCTAA
- a CDS encoding ABC transporter ATP-binding protein has translation MIELQNVTKKYIGKTALHNVSLSFPEGKIIGIIGENGSGKSTLLKLMAGLIQPSQGFVKVGNMQADRRICHVVTYLSELDDYYPFYTVKQTIEFFATQFEDFQLSKAFEIMKFMKLDPNQKVKHLSKGNRGRLKIVLSLARDVPYILMDEPFSGLDPMVRESVVKGLISFINLEKQTVIITTHEVDEVEPLLDTVVVIRDGNVVNITDVEHLHEEKNIGIVDYLKSLHEPKSS, from the coding sequence ATGATTGAATTACAAAATGTTACGAAAAAATATATCGGTAAAACAGCTTTGCATAATGTAAGTTTATCATTTCCTGAAGGTAAGATTATAGGAATTATCGGCGAGAACGGCAGTGGGAAATCCACCCTTTTGAAGTTGATGGCTGGATTAATACAACCTTCGCAAGGCTTTGTGAAAGTAGGTAATATGCAAGCTGACAGACGAATTTGTCATGTTGTAACCTATTTATCTGAGTTAGACGATTATTATCCATTTTACACCGTCAAGCAGACAATAGAATTTTTTGCAACTCAGTTTGAAGATTTTCAGTTATCCAAAGCTTTTGAGATTATGAAGTTTATGAAGTTAGATCCAAATCAAAAGGTTAAGCATTTATCTAAAGGGAACCGAGGTCGATTAAAAATCGTGTTATCTCTAGCTAGGGATGTACCTTATATATTAATGGATGAACCTTTTTCAGGGCTAGATCCTATGGTAAGAGAGTCAGTTGTCAAAGGGCTCATATCGTTTATCAATTTGGAAAAACAAACTGTTATTATAACAACTCATGAAGTGGATGAAGTTGAACCTTTACTGGATACGGTTGTTGTAATTAGAGATGGTAATGTAGTTAATATTACTGATGTTGAGCATTTACATGAGGAAAAAAATATTGGTATAGTAGATTATTTGAAAAGTTTACATGAACCTAAAAGTAGTTGA
- a CDS encoding GntR family transcriptional regulator, with product MEDFQANRPIYMQLVDRISHKIVRGELKPGDKLKSVREMAVESGVNPNTVQRTYSEMERVGIVETRRGQGTFVSESEERLEMLREQLKSNHIMKFIQEMTAMGFKQDEIIRDIQSFMVKENMK from the coding sequence ATGGAAGACTTTCAAGCAAATAGACCGATTTATATGCAATTAGTAGACCGGATTAGTCATAAGATTGTTAGGGGAGAGTTAAAACCGGGTGATAAATTAAAATCAGTTCGTGAAATGGCAGTTGAATCAGGGGTAAATCCGAATACGGTTCAACGAACTTATAGCGAAATGGAAAGGGTGGGTATTGTGGAAACGAGAAGAGGGCAAGGGACTTTTGTATCAGAAAGTGAAGAAAGGCTGGAAATGTTAAGAGAACAGCTTAAATCAAATCACATTATGAAATTCATTCAAGAAATGACTGCAATGGGATTTAAGCAAGATGAAATTATAAGAGACATCCAATCCTTTATGGTAAAGGAGAATATGAAATGA
- the bcp gene encoding thioredoxin-dependent thiol peroxidase: MSLELNQKAPDFQLLSNTGEEVKLSNYLGKNVVVYFYPKDMTPGCTTEACDFRDRHEQFTELDTVILGISPDPIERHKKFIEKHGLPFLLLVDEDHKVAEEYDVWKLKKNFGKEYMGIERSTFVIDKEGNVVKEWRKVRVKDHVESALQFIKDNLQ; encoded by the coding sequence ATGAGCTTAGAACTTAATCAAAAAGCACCTGATTTTCAACTATTATCAAATACTGGTGAAGAAGTAAAACTATCAAATTATTTAGGAAAAAATGTTGTAGTATATTTTTATCCAAAGGACATGACACCTGGGTGTACAACCGAAGCGTGTGATTTCAGGGATAGACATGAACAGTTTACTGAATTAGATACAGTAATTCTAGGGATTAGCCCGGATCCAATCGAAAGGCATAAGAAATTCATTGAAAAGCATGGATTACCTTTCTTATTACTCGTTGATGAAGACCATAAAGTTGCTGAAGAATACGATGTTTGGAAGTTGAAGAAAAACTTTGGTAAAGAGTATATGGGAATTGAAAGATCAACTTTTGTCATTGATAAAGAAGGAAATGTGGTAAAAGAATGGCGAAAAGTTAGAGTGAAAGACCATGTAGAATCAGCTCTACAATTTATAAAGGATAACTTACAATAA
- a CDS encoding FMN-dependent NADH-azoreductase yields the protein MTKVLFVKGNPKQEKDSYSLRLASAFIDAYKTENPNDEIIELDLYNENIPFIDGDVLSAWGKFAAQEELTATEQEKVGRMNELTDQFIAADKVIFAAPMWNFGFPPMVKAYIDTISIAGKTFKYTENGPVGLLEDKPVVLLEARGGIYSEGPAASAQHTVSHLQTVMGFIGIQNFQTVVVEGVNFDPSNAENIFQNAANKAKEVAKTF from the coding sequence ATGACAAAAGTATTATTTGTAAAAGGAAATCCAAAACAAGAGAAAGATTCATATTCATTACGCTTAGCAAGTGCTTTTATTGATGCGTATAAAACTGAAAATCCAAATGACGAGATTATTGAGCTAGATCTATATAATGAAAATATCCCTTTTATTGATGGTGATGTGTTATCTGCATGGGGGAAATTCGCAGCACAAGAAGAGCTTACTGCAACTGAACAAGAAAAAGTAGGTAGAATGAATGAGTTAACTGATCAATTTATAGCAGCTGATAAAGTGATCTTTGCTGCACCAATGTGGAATTTTGGTTTTCCGCCGATGGTAAAAGCTTATATTGATACAATTTCAATTGCTGGAAAGACATTCAAATATACTGAAAATGGTCCAGTGGGGTTATTAGAAGATAAGCCAGTTGTTTTATTAGAAGCACGCGGGGGAATTTATTCAGAAGGTCCAGCAGCAAGTGCGCAACATACTGTAAGCCATTTACAAACTGTTATGGGCTTCATAGGCATTCAAAATTTCCAAACAGTTGTAGTTGAAGGTGTTAACTTTGACCCTTCAAATGCCGAGAACATTTTCCAAAATGCGGCTAACAAAGCAAAAGAAGTAGCAAAAACATTTTAA
- a CDS encoding pirin family protein — MIKKFPANSRHEMNHGWLKTHLSFSFAEYHDPENESFGPLRVLNDDVVAPLRGFGKHPHKEMEIVSIVLSGQLQHEDSQGNKATTTFGEIQRMSAGTGIFHSEVNPSSEEDVNFLQLWFFPKEQGVTPSYEKTAFDIGAMKNHLLPVVANHPNNSKVAHINQDLTIYLADLESDNAIAFTQDKDRKTLIFVIEGELLLNGNTTLNKRDSARIVDVTSLKIDGVGQSRFMLIDLPA, encoded by the coding sequence ATGATTAAAAAATTTCCCGCTAATTCAAGACATGAGATGAATCATGGATGGCTGAAAACGCATTTAAGTTTTTCCTTTGCGGAATATCATGACCCAGAAAATGAATCCTTTGGTCCATTACGTGTACTTAACGATGATGTTGTAGCTCCTTTACGAGGCTTTGGGAAACATCCACATAAGGAAATGGAAATAGTCTCAATCGTCTTATCAGGGCAATTACAACATGAAGATAGTCAAGGTAATAAGGCAACGACGACTTTCGGTGAAATTCAACGAATGTCAGCAGGGACTGGAATATTTCACTCGGAGGTCAATCCATCAAGTGAAGAAGATGTTAACTTTTTGCAGCTTTGGTTTTTCCCGAAAGAACAAGGTGTAACTCCTTCATATGAAAAGACAGCTTTTGATATAGGAGCGATGAAGAACCATTTACTACCTGTTGTCGCTAATCATCCTAACAATAGTAAAGTAGCACATATTAATCAAGACCTAACGATCTATTTAGCTGATTTAGAGTCAGATAACGCTATAGCGTTTACACAAGATAAAGATAGAAAAACGCTCATTTTCGTCATTGAGGGAGAGTTACTTCTTAATGGAAATACAACATTAAATAAGAGAGATTCAGCGCGTATTGTAGACGTAACGTCTCTAAAAATAGATGGGGTTGGTCAGTCACGGTTTATGCTAATTGATTTGCCTGCATAA
- a CDS encoding MarR family transcriptional regulator, whose amino-acid sequence MEENKEINSALKLFVVMSKAQRSIVDVVSKDVKSYGLNTTEFGVLDLLYNKEKFPLQKIGEHILIASGSITYVVDKLEQKGLIERKGCPKDRRVTYAAITKAGVELMDDIFPKHKKVIDEIFSVLSEDEKQIMIGLWKKVGFHVSQS is encoded by the coding sequence ATGGAAGAAAATAAAGAAATTAATTCTGCACTTAAGCTTTTTGTTGTAATGTCAAAAGCACAGCGTTCTATTGTAGATGTTGTCAGTAAAGATGTTAAAAGCTATGGCTTAAACACAACTGAATTTGGTGTGCTGGATTTATTATATAATAAAGAAAAATTTCCATTGCAGAAAATAGGGGAGCATATCTTAATTGCTAGTGGAAGTATAACGTATGTTGTTGACAAATTAGAGCAAAAAGGGCTTATTGAACGAAAGGGTTGTCCGAAAGACCGTCGTGTAACTTATGCGGCAATAACCAAAGCTGGGGTCGAGTTAATGGACGATATATTTCCGAAACATAAAAAGGTCATTGATGAGATTTTCTCTGTGCTTTCAGAAGATGAAAAACAAATAATGATTGGATTATGGAAAAAAGTAGGGTTTCATGTTTCGCAGTCATAG
- a CDS encoding ion channel: MVSFIVLLTFFCIIMSVRTIWSLKRKAHQLVSFENLFALVTIYITVLIGFGLIYTILEENGYSILKEDGQHIIGDFLTKLQTSMYFSAITLLSVGYGDITPVGAGRWIAIAEALLGYTIPAAFVVKTVIQVDKKES, encoded by the coding sequence ATGGTGAGTTTTATCGTCTTGCTTACTTTTTTTTGCATTATAATGAGTGTCAGAACGATATGGAGTTTAAAACGAAAAGCCCACCAATTAGTTTCCTTTGAGAATTTGTTTGCGTTAGTTACTATTTATATAACGGTCTTAATCGGGTTTGGGTTAATCTATACGATACTTGAGGAAAATGGCTATTCAATATTAAAAGAAGATGGTCAACATATAATAGGGGATTTTCTTACTAAGCTACAAACAAGTATGTATTTCAGTGCAATAACATTATTATCTGTAGGTTATGGTGACATAACACCAGTTGGAGCCGGCAGATGGATTGCGATAGCAGAGGCATTATTAGGATACACAATACCAGCAGCCTTTGTCGTGAAGACAGTTATCCAGGTTGATAAGAAGGAGAGCTAA
- a CDS encoding ABC transporter permease, protein MFYISTFFQYVSQYLKTRLQYRANLVVEILSDLLFQGVNLVFILVVFGHTQLLNGWSREEIIFIYGFFLVPFALFTSFFNIWDFNERYIVKGEMDRILTRPIHSLFQIVLERMELESLFGGVTGIAIMSYAAYQLELAFHWYDVVIFILFVIGGALVYAGIFIMIASIGFWSDARTSIMPMMYNIGNYGRYPVDIYNKVIRYILTWILPFAFVGVYPAAYFLKRTEWYGYSFITPIIGSLFFVLAVVIWNIGVKKYRGAGN, encoded by the coding sequence GTGTTTTACATATCGACTTTTTTTCAATACGTTAGTCAATATTTAAAAACGAGATTACAATATAGAGCAAACTTAGTCGTTGAAATTTTATCTGACTTATTATTTCAAGGTGTAAATCTCGTGTTTATATTAGTGGTATTCGGTCATACCCAATTGCTAAATGGGTGGAGTAGGGAAGAAATCATCTTTATTTACGGCTTCTTCCTTGTACCGTTCGCCTTGTTTACATCTTTTTTTAATATTTGGGATTTTAATGAGAGGTATATTGTTAAAGGTGAAATGGATCGTATTTTAACTAGACCAATTCATAGTTTATTTCAAATTGTGCTTGAGAGGATGGAGCTTGAGTCATTATTTGGTGGCGTGACAGGAATTGCGATAATGAGTTATGCAGCTTATCAATTGGAGTTAGCTTTTCACTGGTATGATGTAGTGATTTTTATTTTATTTGTAATCGGCGGCGCACTTGTCTATGCCGGAATTTTTATTATGATTGCTAGTATAGGCTTTTGGTCTGATGCTCGGACGTCAATTATGCCTATGATGTATAACATTGGAAACTATGGAAGATATCCAGTTGATATTTATAATAAAGTAATCCGTTACATATTAACATGGATATTGCCATTTGCATTTGTTGGAGTTTATCCAGCTGCGTATTTTCTTAAGAGAACAGAGTGGTACGGATATTCTTTTATTACTCCAATTATTGGTAGTTTGTTTTTCGTCTTAGCTGTAGTTATATGGAACATAGGAGTGAAAAAGTATAGAGGGGCAGGCAACTAA
- a CDS encoding ABC transporter permease, with protein sequence MDKYIEMIRIRFLMMLAYRTNYYSGILIYSINIGAYYFLWTAIYGDKGELQGLSVIQMTTYVAVAWMARAFYFNNIDREIAMEIREGKVAIELIRPYNYLGMKTMQGLGEGLFRLLFFSLPGMFIVGLIFPFNFSTSVSTWLYFIIAIVLSFIINTQINLITGIMTFFLFNNDGLIRAKRVVIDLFSGLLLPISFYPLWAQEVMMFFPFQAISYIPSMIFTEGFKGNDIIEALMFQLIWAIVLVIPIKLLWNSAKKQLIVQGG encoded by the coding sequence ATGGATAAATACATAGAAATGATTAGAATACGCTTCTTAATGATGCTTGCTTATAGAACAAACTATTACAGTGGGATTTTAATTTACAGTATAAATATAGGTGCCTACTACTTCTTATGGACAGCAATCTACGGTGATAAGGGAGAGTTACAAGGATTGTCTGTTATACAAATGACTACGTATGTAGCGGTAGCATGGATGGCTAGAGCATTTTATTTTAATAATATTGATCGAGAGATTGCAATGGAGATACGTGAAGGAAAGGTAGCGATAGAACTCATTCGTCCTTACAACTATTTGGGTATGAAGACGATGCAAGGCTTAGGAGAAGGTTTGTTTCGTTTGTTGTTTTTTTCTTTACCAGGGATGTTTATTGTAGGATTAATTTTTCCTTTTAATTTTTCTACTAGTGTATCAACATGGCTTTATTTTATTATTGCAATTGTTTTAAGCTTTATTATAAATACTCAAATTAACTTAATTACGGGAATAATGACGTTCTTTTTATTTAATAACGATGGCTTAATCCGTGCAAAAAGAGTAGTGATTGACCTTTTTTCAGGACTACTGCTACCTATTAGCTTTTATCCATTATGGGCACAAGAAGTTATGATGTTCTTTCCGTTTCAGGCAATTAGCTATATTCCGAGTATGATATTTACTGAAGGATTCAAAGGAAATGACATCATTGAAGCACTTATGTTCCAACTTATATGGGCAATCGTATTAGTCATACCTATTAAGCTTTTATGGAATAGTGCTAAAAAGCAGCTCATCGTTCAAGGAGGATAA
- a CDS encoding ATP-binding cassette domain-containing protein, with product MKNVIEVDRLNKEFKSFSSRAGLKGAFRDLFTRNYKLIHAVDDISLTIKEGEMVGYIGENGAGKSTTIKMLTGILTPSSGSVRVNGMNPHKDREKFVRTIGVVFGQRSQLWWDIAVQESFRLLKKIYQVSDEDYNNHMGHVIETLDIGPLLDKPVRKLSLGQRMRCELAAALIHNPPLLFLDEPTIGLDVLVKLKIRKFLKEINEKYKTTILLTTHDLSDIEALCERVVMLDEGKIIYDGSLQALRSNWGDGKQIQFQFTKEINEAELLSHTADLDVKWQNHERMNVWIANVRDEETIISELIRRIVAVYQIKDINVNEVATEEIIRNIYEEGVVNG from the coding sequence ATGAAGAATGTAATAGAAGTAGATAGGCTGAACAAAGAATTTAAGTCCTTCTCAAGTCGAGCTGGGTTAAAGGGAGCGTTTCGAGATTTATTTACTCGAAATTATAAGTTAATACATGCTGTTGATGATATATCGTTAACGATTAAAGAAGGAGAAATGGTAGGTTACATTGGAGAGAATGGTGCTGGTAAATCAACAACGATTAAGATGCTTACAGGAATTTTAACTCCATCGTCTGGAAGTGTTCGAGTGAATGGGATGAATCCTCATAAAGATCGTGAAAAATTCGTAAGAACAATCGGGGTAGTGTTTGGTCAGCGGTCACAATTATGGTGGGATATTGCGGTACAAGAATCATTTAGGTTATTAAAAAAAATATATCAAGTGTCTGATGAAGACTATAACAATCATATGGGACACGTTATTGAAACTTTAGATATTGGACCTTTGTTGGATAAGCCTGTGAGAAAGTTGTCTTTAGGTCAACGTATGCGCTGTGAACTAGCTGCTGCTCTTATCCATAACCCGCCGTTATTATTTTTAGATGAGCCTACAATTGGTTTAGATGTGTTAGTAAAGCTTAAGATTCGGAAATTCTTAAAAGAAATAAATGAAAAATATAAAACAACAATATTACTAACGACACATGATTTATCGGATATTGAAGCATTATGTGAGCGTGTTGTCATGCTTGATGAAGGGAAAATAATATATGATGGTTCATTACAAGCCCTTCGATCAAATTGGGGTGATGGTAAACAAATACAGTTTCAATTTACGAAGGAAATAAATGAAGCTGAATTATTGTCACATACTGCTGATCTAGATGTTAAGTGGCAAAATCATGAAAGAATGAATGTTTGGATTGCAAATGTCAGAGATGAAGAAACAATCATTTCAGAGCTCATTAGAAGAATTGTGGCGGTATACCAAATTAAAGATATTAATGTTAATGAGGTTGCTACTGAAGAAATTATAAGAAATATATACGAAGAAGGCGTTGTTAATGGATAA